A single Candidatus Omnitrophota bacterium DNA region contains:
- the trpS gene encoding tryptophan--tRNA ligase — MKTAKIPTRGAKEKDKRLLSGMRPTGPMHLGHLFGVLENWNTLQQSYDCFFMIADWHALMSEYQDPSKISPSIIEMAADWFAAGIDPARSSVFVQSKVKEHLDFFMIFSAMTPLSWLERCPTYKEQLRQIKGRDLTTYGFLGYPVLQAADILAYAAGVVPIGLDQMPHLELTREIARRFNGMYEQVFPEPEALLTHTPKFLGTDNRKMSKSYDNFISLGDSDDSIARKVSSMITDPERVRFSDKGRPGVCNVFNYFKFISRGMESDVRAWCENATTGCTVCKKKLSDIVIEFIRPHRRRREGFLKDKSYIENALAEGARKASDITARTLQKTLKAMKLYDV, encoded by the coding sequence ATGAAAACCGCCAAAATCCCCACGCGCGGGGCAAAAGAAAAAGACAAACGTTTATTAAGCGGAATGAGGCCGACAGGGCCCATGCACCTGGGCCATCTATTCGGCGTGCTGGAAAACTGGAACACGCTTCAGCAAAGTTATGATTGTTTTTTTATGATAGCCGATTGGCACGCTTTGATGAGCGAATATCAGGACCCGTCTAAAATATCGCCGTCAATTATTGAAATGGCCGCCGACTGGTTTGCCGCCGGCATAGACCCTGCCCGATCGTCTGTCTTTGTGCAGTCTAAGGTAAAGGAACACCTTGATTTTTTTATGATATTTTCCGCCATGACGCCCCTATCGTGGCTTGAAAGATGCCCTACTTATAAAGAGCAGTTGAGGCAGATAAAAGGAAGAGACCTTACCACTTATGGTTTTCTCGGATATCCGGTTCTCCAGGCCGCGGATATCTTAGCGTATGCGGCCGGCGTCGTGCCTATAGGATTAGACCAGATGCCGCATTTGGAGCTGACAAGAGAGATAGCAAGGCGTTTTAACGGTATGTATGAGCAGGTATTTCCTGAGCCGGAAGCCCTGCTGACGCATACTCCTAAATTCCTCGGCACGGACAACAGGAAGATGAGTAAAAGTTATGATAATTTTATTTCTCTCGGCGATTCGGACGATTCCATAGCGCGCAAAGTTTCTTCTATGATTACGGACCCTGAAAGGGTCAGGTTCTCCGACAAGGGCAGGCCCGGGGTGTGTAATGTGTTTAATTATTTTAAATTTATCTCAAGAGGCATGGAATCCGATGTCAGGGCCTGGTGCGAAAACGCGACAACGGGATGCACGGTCTGCAAGAAAAAATTATCCGATATCGTTATAGAATTTATCAGGCCGCACAGGCGCAGGCGCGAGGGTTTTCTAAAAGACAAGTCCTATATTGAAAACGCGCTGGCTGAAGGGGCCCGTAAAGCGTCCGATATAACCGCCCGGACGCTTCAAAAAACGCTCAAGGCCATGAAATTATATGACGTATAA
- the scpB gene encoding SMC-Scp complex subunit ScpB — MQEEKTLDRKDRPAPENDLPRADTATGPEDIKLMMGEDELKKVIEALIFASDKPLAIKQIKDIVGDVDTRLIRKLVNDLKQEFAATGRSFNICEVAGGFRFMTEPAYGRWLKKLYKIKLSDYLTGPSLETVAIIAYRQPVAKTEIEFIRGVAVDGVINSLQQKGFIKVVGKKDVAGRPYLYGTTSLFLQYFGLNSIDELPALSDFKESDLEFNRPQALDASAAQENTLTGDEDDAKDKDIEK, encoded by the coding sequence ATGCAGGAAGAGAAGACCCTGGACAGGAAGGACCGGCCGGCTCCGGAGAATGATTTACCCCGCGCGGATACTGCCACAGGCCCGGAAGATATAAAATTAATGATGGGCGAAGATGAACTAAAAAAAGTCATTGAGGCTCTTATATTTGCCAGTGATAAACCCCTTGCCATCAAGCAAATAAAGGATATCGTAGGTGATGTTGATACCCGCCTGATAAGGAAGCTGGTCAACGATTTGAAACAGGAATTTGCCGCAACCGGCAGGAGTTTTAACATATGCGAGGTTGCCGGAGGTTTCCGTTTTATGACAGAACCAGCCTACGGAAGATGGCTTAAAAAGTTGTATAAGATAAAATTAAGCGACTATCTTACCGGCCCCAGCCTTGAGACTGTTGCCATTATCGCGTATCGTCAGCCTGTGGCAAAGACGGAGATAGAGTTTATCAGGGGGGTGGCCGTGGACGGAGTCATAAATAGCCTCCAGCAAAAAGGTTTTATAAAAGTTGTCGGAAAAAAGGATGTGGCCGGCAGGCCTTATCTGTATGGAACGACTTCGCTTTTTTTGCAGTATTTCGGACTTAATTCCATAGATGAACTTCCCGCGCTTTCAGATTTCAAGGAGTCCGACCTTGAGTTTAACAGGCCGCAGGCATTAGACGCTTCCGCGGCGCAGGAAAATACTCTTACGGGAGATGAAGATGATGCCAAAGATAAGGACATTGAGAAATAA
- the infB gene encoding translation initiation factor IF-2 — MLKISELAKKLKIPSKVLLMQVIKMGITAKSAQAILPQASVDRILKEYNKAKLSVDVEAIGTRPSSAQKSRAKSVKKPAAGKKPVSAKTIKASGISGAKKADGTKPKKKSAKPDEKPVRPVRKKAQDSRQPSVGPTVSTPEEVVSADKLHETQKQKLPEPGPAAVRVAETKQAADAIKKPKQGADEGLKPIQVKLPITVKALADKLSVSAPAVIKELMGMKIFANINQLIDEECAASVARKFGYFLERAFNVEEEAVAFHESLAQDKGSLILRPPVVTFMGHVDHGKTSLLDYIRKTKVTDSETGGITQHIGAYEVILNRGKITFLDTPGHAAFTAMRARGANATDIVVLVVAADDGLMPQTIEAIDHAKAAGATIIVAINKIDKPDIDIDRVKKQLSEIGLLPEDWGGKTITVNVSALTGKGVDALLEMILLEAEMLELKANPAKPAKGVVVEAKISKGGGPIATVLVQNGTLKQGDIIVAGIYYGKIRAILDDKIHRIKDALPSKPAEILGLNGVPQAGDVFMAVSDEKQAKQICAIRQEKFKEQSRCVVQRITLEDLYSQMQKGRVKELKVILKADVRGSLEAISESLTDLGTKNMGLNIIHKGIGDINDSDILLAAASDAIVIGFHVRKTPEAERAGKQEHIDIRLYNIIYEAISDIKSAMEGLLEPDIKEIFTARILVMQVMKLSKAGIIAGSSVQKGKVLRNVRCRLIRDNQIIYKGRISSLKRFKDDVREVAEGFECGVKLENFNDIKDGDIIECFEIEKIARRL, encoded by the coding sequence ATGTTGAAAATATCAGAGCTGGCAAAAAAACTTAAAATTCCGTCAAAGGTCTTGCTTATGCAGGTTATCAAGATGGGTATAACCGCTAAATCCGCTCAAGCTATTTTACCCCAGGCCTCTGTTGACAGGATACTGAAGGAATATAATAAGGCCAAACTATCGGTTGATGTTGAAGCAATTGGCACGCGTCCTTCCTCTGCCCAAAAATCCAGGGCAAAATCCGTAAAAAAGCCGGCGGCCGGGAAAAAACCCGTTTCGGCCAAAACGATAAAAGCCTCCGGCATATCCGGCGCTAAAAAAGCCGACGGCACAAAGCCCAAGAAAAAGTCTGCAAAACCCGACGAAAAACCCGTCCGGCCTGTCCGTAAAAAAGCTCAAGATAGCCGGCAGCCTTCTGTTGGGCCGACCGTATCCACCCCTGAAGAAGTAGTTTCCGCGGATAAATTGCATGAAACGCAAAAACAAAAGCTACCGGAGCCAGGGCCTGCTGCCGTTAGGGTCGCAGAGACAAAACAGGCGGCAGACGCTATTAAGAAACCTAAGCAAGGAGCGGATGAGGGCCTTAAGCCTATCCAGGTTAAACTGCCTATTACCGTAAAAGCACTGGCCGATAAACTTTCCGTATCAGCCCCGGCTGTTATAAAAGAGCTTATGGGTATGAAGATATTTGCCAATATAAATCAGTTGATAGATGAAGAATGCGCCGCAAGCGTTGCCAGGAAGTTCGGTTACTTTCTTGAGAGGGCTTTTAACGTTGAAGAAGAGGCAGTGGCTTTTCATGAAAGCCTGGCACAAGATAAGGGTAGTCTTATACTAAGGCCCCCTGTCGTGACATTCATGGGCCATGTTGATCACGGTAAAACATCTCTCCTTGATTATATAAGAAAAACAAAGGTTACCGATTCGGAGACAGGCGGTATCACCCAGCACATAGGCGCTTATGAAGTAATACTGAATAGAGGCAAAATAACTTTCCTTGACACGCCCGGACACGCGGCTTTTACTGCCATGAGGGCAAGGGGCGCTAATGCTACAGATATTGTTGTTCTTGTCGTGGCCGCGGATGACGGACTTATGCCCCAGACGATAGAGGCCATAGACCATGCCAAAGCGGCGGGCGCAACTATCATAGTTGCCATAAACAAGATTGACAAACCGGATATTGACATAGACAGGGTAAAGAAGCAATTGTCCGAGATAGGCCTTTTGCCTGAAGACTGGGGCGGTAAAACCATCACGGTCAATGTTTCGGCGCTTACAGGTAAAGGAGTAGACGCGCTTCTTGAAATGATCCTGCTTGAGGCCGAAATGCTTGAGTTGAAGGCCAACCCTGCTAAACCGGCCAAGGGTGTTGTGGTTGAGGCGAAGATATCAAAAGGCGGCGGGCCGATAGCGACAGTCCTTGTGCAAAACGGCACGCTAAAGCAAGGAGATATTATAGTCGCCGGTATTTACTACGGAAAGATAAGGGCTATTTTAGATGATAAGATACACCGCATAAAGGACGCCCTGCCTTCAAAGCCTGCCGAAATATTGGGCTTGAACGGTGTGCCGCAGGCCGGAGATGTGTTTATGGCCGTTTCGGATGAGAAACAGGCCAAGCAGATATGCGCTATACGCCAGGAAAAATTCAAAGAACAGTCCCGTTGCGTGGTCCAGAGGATTACTCTTGAAGACCTGTATTCACAGATGCAGAAGGGCAGGGTAAAAGAGCTTAAGGTAATACTCAAGGCTGATGTCAGAGGTTCGCTTGAGGCCATATCCGAGTCTCTGACAGACCTTGGGACAAAGAACATGGGGCTTAATATCATACACAAGGGTATCGGTGATATTAATGATTCCGATATATTGCTTGCGGCAGCCTCCGACGCGATTGTTATAGGTTTCCATGTCAGAAAGACCCCTGAAGCCGAACGCGCCGGCAAACAGGAACACATTGATATAAGGCTTTATAATATTATTTACGAGGCAATATCCGATATCAAATCAGCCATGGAGGGCTTGCTTGAGCCCGATATAAAAGAGATATTTACGGCCAGGATTTTGGTAATGCAGGTGATGAAGCTTTCAAAGGCAGGTATTATAGCAGGTTCATCTGTCCAGAAAGGCAAGGTATTAAGAAATGTCAGGTGCCGGCTTATCAGGGACAATCAGATAATATATAAAGGCAGGATATCTTCCCTGAAACGGTTTAAAGATGATGTCAGAGAAGTGGCCGAAGGTTTTGAATGCGGCGTTAAGCTGGAAAATTTTAATGATATTAAGGACGGCGATATCATAGAGTGCTTTGAGATAGAAAAGATCGCCAGAAGGCTTTAA
- a CDS encoding segregation/condensation protein A codes for MTYKVKLEIFEGPLDLLFYLIKKDELNIHDIPILSVTEQYLQYLELMRMLDLDIAGEFLVMAATLIHIKSKMLLPPDAEEAEKEEEDPREELVKKLLEYKKFREAAEALKEREHRQKEIFPRSGAQDIPEDGMEGVQAPCFEASIFDLLSAFSKVLKEIPRDKFYEVVKDEVTVADKIHDIFHMLLKTPVIYFFDLFKQSKTKVHVVATFLALLELIRMKEVAIKQDGIFGDIRIIRNSTNMAPPKIEEAENAGREDPGQEGPAGSGE; via the coding sequence ATGACGTATAAAGTAAAGCTTGAGATATTTGAAGGCCCTCTTGACCTGTTGTTCTATCTGATAAAAAAAGACGAGCTGAATATCCATGATATACCTATATTAAGCGTCACGGAACAATATCTTCAATATCTTGAGTTGATGCGCATGCTGGATTTGGATATCGCGGGCGAATTTCTGGTGATGGCAGCCACTCTTATACATATAAAAAGCAAGATGCTGCTTCCTCCGGATGCTGAAGAAGCTGAAAAAGAAGAAGAGGATCCGAGAGAAGAGCTTGTAAAGAAATTATTGGAATACAAGAAGTTTAGAGAAGCCGCTGAAGCGTTAAAGGAAAGAGAGCACAGGCAAAAAGAAATATTCCCGCGGTCGGGCGCGCAGGACATTCCCGAAGACGGCATGGAAGGCGTCCAGGCGCCGTGTTTTGAAGCAAGCATTTTTGACCTTCTTTCGGCTTTTTCCAAGGTCTTAAAGGAAATACCGAGGGACAAGTTCTACGAAGTTGTCAAGGACGAGGTGACTGTAGCAGATAAGATTCATGATATATTTCACATGCTTCTCAAGACCCCTGTTATTTATTTTTTTGATCTTTTTAAACAGTCAAAAACCAAGGTACACGTGGTAGCCACGTTTCTTGCCCTGCTTGAACTGATAAGGATGAAAGAAGTCGCGATAAAGCAGGACGGGATATTCGGGGACATACGGATAATCAGAAATTCCACGAACATGGCGCCACCAAAAATTGAAGAGGCGGAAAATGCAGGAAGAGAAGACCCTGGACAGGAAGGACCGGCCGGCTCCGGAGAATGA